One Ornithorhynchus anatinus isolate Pmale09 chromosome 2, mOrnAna1.pri.v4, whole genome shotgun sequence DNA segment encodes these proteins:
- the CIAO3 gene encoding cytosolic iron-sulfur assembly component 3 codes for MASPFSGALQLSDLDDFIGPSQDCIKPLTVEKKPGRGAAKIRIEEDGNYFQVNQDGQAQKLEKAKITLNDCLACSGCVTSAESVLIAEQSHEELTRALAANKAAEPGQQKLVVVSISPQSRASLGARFELTPLETARKLTAFFQSLGVHHVFDTTFSRNFSLLESQREFVARFRRHSASEPALPMLASACPGWICYAEKTHGSFILPYISTAKSPQQVMGSLVKDHLARQQHLPPDRVYHVTVMPCYDKKLEASRPDFFDRECQTRDVDCVITTGEVVRLLEQEGVSLPDLDPAPLDPTFGSGPDQEPIGHRGGGAGGYLEHVFRHAARELFGISVGELTYKPLKNKDFQEVTLERDGSVLLHCALAYGFRNIQNVVQKLKRGKSPYHYVEVMACPAGCLNGGGQIRDDGASGRDLMRRTEQQYAAARSEPPEAHPGVRELYAQWLGGEGSERAAQLLHTRYHALEKAGASFNIKW; via the exons ATGGCGTCGCCCTTCAGCGGGGCCCTGCAGCTGAGCGACCTGGACGACTTCATCGGCCCCTCTCAG GATTGCATAAAACCCCTGACGGTGGAGAAGAAGCCCGGCAGAGGGGCAGCAAAGATCCGAATCGAGGAGGATGGGAATTACTTCCAAGTTAACCAG GATGGCCAGGCCCAGAAGCTGGAGAAGGCGAAAATCACGCTGAACGACTGCCTGGCCTGCagcggctgcgtgacctcggcggAGAGCGTGCTGATCGCCGAGCAGAGCCACGAGGAGCTGACCAGAGCCCTGGCTGCCAACAAA GCGGCAGAGCCTGGCCAGCAGAAGTTGGTGGTGGTGTCCATCTCACCGCAGTCCCGGGCGTCGTTGGGAGCGAGGTTCGAGCTGACCCCCCTGGAGACGGCCAGAAAATTGACAGCCTTCTTTCAAAGCCTGG GGGTGCACCACGTGTTCGACACCACCTTCTCGAGGAACTTCAGCCTCCTGGAGAGCCAGCGGGAGTTCGTGGCCCGGTTCCGGAGACACTCCGCCTCGGAGCCCGCCCTGCCCATGCTGGCCTCCGCCTGCCCAG GTTGGATATGTTATGCCGAGAAGACCCACGGCAGCTTCATTCTGCCGTACATCAGCACCGCCAAGTCTCCGCAGCAGGTCATGGGCTCGCTGGTCAAGGATCACCTGGCCCGGCAGCAG CACCTCCCCCCGGACCGCGTCTACCACGTCACGGTGATGCCCTGCTACGACAAAAAGCTGGAGGCGTCACGGCCGGACTTCTTCGACCGAGAGTGCCAAActagggacgtggactgcgtcatCACGACGG GGGAAGTGGTGAGGCTGCTGGAGCAGGAAGGGGTGTCCCTGCCGGACCTGGATCCCGCTCCCCTGGACCCGAC GTTTGGCAGCGGCCCGGACCAGGAGCCGATCGGCCACcgaggaggcggggcggggggctacTTGGAGCACGTCTTCCGCCACGCAGCCCGGGAGCTCTTCGGCATCTCCGTGGGCGAGCTCACCTACAAGCCTCTGAA GAACAAGGACTTCCAGGAGGTGACTCTGGAGCGAGACGGCTCCGTCCTGCTGCACTGCGCGCTGGCCTACGGCTTCCGGAACATTCAGAATGTCGTCCAGAAGCTCAAGCGGGGCAAGTCGCCCTACCATTACGTGGAGGTCATGGCGTGTCCGGCGG GGTGCCTGAACGGCGGCGGCCAGATCAGAGACGACGGGGCGTCGGGCAGAGACCTGATGCGGCGCACGGAGCAGCAGTACGCGGCGGCCCGGAGCGAGCCCCCCGAGGCCCACCCCGGCGTCCGGGAACTGTACGCCCAGTGGCTGGGCGGGGAGGGCTCGGAGAGGGCCGCCCAGCTTCTGCACACCCGGTACCACGCCCTCGAGAAAGCCGGCGCCAGCTTCAACATCAAGTGGTGA